A stretch of the Acyrthosiphon pisum isolate AL4f chromosome A2, pea_aphid_22Mar2018_4r6ur, whole genome shotgun sequence genome encodes the following:
- the ACYPI24700 gene encoding uncharacterized protein LOC100572956, which produces MATGSYTFPSTLDMNELPIVRFKLNTPPLRCIIEAILPELLDNFENASVEVVQCPDLTQPPFNLTSEGLCGDENVFDIGDVTNLLPSLKREKLYNVKDLKQITGSDPLFIIGACAGPYPFFGADSECVENVKMTGDRVENGTHVHMTKSDDVPECFHKSLPDDEMRFSMMANFFTSNGFKGEVLKIVCEVRKGPLSYSTCIKEALVKHFGNEIIALGGVILIENGKVKVHVIKPSLTKIPIKSEKELGNLLHFIELSPPLVGVGCIVSHDPGLNLRLQHFHLYTDHNQGGHYYNDTEPETIKYTGYFGVSKQFTKID; this is translated from the exons ATGGCCACCGGAAGTTACACTTTTCCAAGTACCTTAGACATGAACGAATTGCCCATAGTGCGCTTCAAACTAAACACGCCGCCTTTGAGATGCATTATTGAAG CCATATTACCTGAGTTATTAGACAACTTTGAAAATGCAAGTGTAGAAGTAGTTCAATGTCCAGATTTAACCCAACCACCGTTTAACTTGACTTCTGaag GACTATGTGGCGACGAAAACGTATTTGACATCGGCGACGTCACCAATTTACTGCCTTCGTTAAAGCgagaaaaattgtataacgtcaAAGATTTAAAACAGATTACTGGATCCGATCCTTTGTTCATCATCGGAGCTTGTGCTGGACCATATCCGTTTTTCGGAGCTGACAGCGAG tgcgtggaaaatgttaaaatgactGGTGACCGTGTGGAAAACGGAACACATGTTCACATGACAAAGTCCGATGATGTCCCGGAGTGTTTCCATAAGTCGTTACCCGACGACGAAATGAGGTTTTCAATGATGGCCAATTTTTTCACTAGTAATGGCTTTAAAGGAGAG gttttgaaAATCGTGTGCGAAGTAAGAAAAGGACCGCTAAGTTATAGCACGTGCATTAAAGAAGCATTAGTAAAGCATTTTGGCAATGAAATAATTG CGTTGGGTGGAGTAATACTCATCGAAAATGGAAAAGTGAAGGTTCACGTCATTAAACCGAGCTTGAcgaaaataccaataaaatcaGAAAAAGAGTTGGGCAATTTGTTACATTTCATTGAATTATCTCCACCGTTGGTGGGTGTCGGATGCATAGTCTCTCATGATCcc GGATTGAATTTAAGACTTCAACATTTCCACCTGTATACTGATCACAATCAAGGAGGACACTACTACAACGATACGGAACCggaaaccataaaatatactgGTTATTTTGGTGTTTCCAAGCAGTTTACTAAAATTGATTGA
- the LOC100162828 gene encoding manganese-transporting ATPase 13A1 — translation MAIDNLIDSVSLYVPRPVAFHGAIFPFVILYIVWSSACYFTENLLDFFFAGIFAIGVGQILCSLSCYWSVSFRCLLSCRRVTSPKEATVVKVLPTPNNGFTELVMLNTFQDQDLKTVTWFRYQEIKYIWNDDKKCFHSLEFPISNTIEQYGNCKGYNSDEQLSRAVQLYGRNRLNIQLPKFNDLFIERATAPFFVFQVFCIALWCFDKYWYYSLFTLAMLVLFECTLVKQQLRNMEEIRNMGNKPIHLHVFRNKKWHSLLSDELTPGDIVSITRTNNDQTVPCDLLLLRGSCIVDESLLTGESIPQMKESIENIADHTRNLDFESDKKLHILFSGTKVVQHTSPMKVTSSVRAPPDNGCIAYVLRTGFNTSQGNLLQTILFGVKHVTANNMETLAFILFLLIFAIAAAYYLWIKGTEDPNRSRYKLFLECTLILTSVIPPELPVELSLAVNSSILSLSKLGIYCTEPFRIPFAGKVEICCFDKTGTLTKDALIVEGIAGVEKDMIPMIEAPEHTIQVLASCHSLVQLEDTLVGDPVEKASLNAINWILTKNDFIVPKKSKISPLKILNRFYFSSSLKRMSVLASYKCAKQTNKIIHIASVKGAPEVLRSMLLNIPNNYDSTYLELAGRGARVLALARKEMTAIPNDLKNLKREDLECDLNFVGFVVVSCPLKQDSENVIKELLNSSHMVTMITGDNALTACYVANELNFTRSSSQIILTLSETNNTWCWISDSYKIQVALNGSIKELVDSYDLCLTGDGLAFLNQNHKDVLKKILPHVCVFARVAPKEKEFIIVTLKELGYSTLMCGDGTNDVGALKHAHVGIAILARGKEKFKLKKDMFANKSRKPGENVGDQMKRLMKEIDEESVTVVKSGDASIAAPFTSKFSSVTCVCHVIKQGRCTLVTTLQMFKILALNALIAAYSQSVLYVKGIKFSDSQATLQGLLLAASFLFISRSKPLKVLSKQRPLPNIFNIYTISTVLLQFIIHFCSLVFLVQEAGAYAENDPVNTTLPFSNDSLLSNSTDLDSVDSDADEFKPNVVNSAVFIISMALQICTFSVNYRGRPFMENLIENKPLLYSTLGTIMVILFLSMGTLQGLNEQFEIVQFPYEFRVILISVLILDYFGSYIMDRSCLWLFGEGKFKKVPV, via the coding sequence ATGGCTATTGACAATCTGATCGACTCTGTGTCTTTATACGTGCCCCGTCCTGTCGCGTTTCATGGAGCCATCTTTCCGTTTGTCATTCTCTACATCGTGTGGTCGTCTGCTTGTTATTTCACTGAGAATCTACTCGATTTCTTTTTCGCCGGTATTTTTGCCATCGGTGTTGGCCAAATATTGTGTTCACTAAGCTGTTATTGGTCAGTATCATTTAGATGTCTATTATCGTGTCGACGTGTCACTTCCCCAAAGGAAGCTACCGTGGTCAAAGTATTACCTACTCCAAATAATGGATTCACCGAATTAGTGATGTTAAATACATTCCAAGACCAAGACCTGAAAACAGTTACATGGTTCAGATACcaggaaattaaatatatatggaaTGATGACAAGAAATGTTTTCATTCTTTAGAATTTCCAATTTCTAATACAATAGAACAATATGGAAATTGTAAAGGCTATAATAGCGATGAACAATTATCTAGAGCTGTACAATTATATGGTCGAAATCGCCTTAATATACAGTTACCTAAGTTTAATGATTTGTTTATCGAAAGGGCAACAGCtcctttttttgtatttcaagtattttgtattGCTTTATGGTGCTTTGATAAGTATTggtattattctttatttaccTTAGCGATGTTGGTATTATTTGAATGTACCTTAGTCAAGCAACAGTTACGTAACATGGAAGAAATCAGGAATATGGGTAATAAACCAATTCATTTGCATGTGTTTCGAAATAAAAAATGGCATTCATTGTTAAGTGATGAACTTACGCCTGGCGATATTGTATCTATTACAAGGACCAATAACGACCAAACTGTTCCTTGTGATTTATTACTCTTAAGAGGTTCATGTATCGTTGATGAAAGTTTACTGACTGGTGAATCTATTCCACAGATGAAAGaatctattgaaaatattgctGATCATACAAGAAATTTAGATTTTGAATCTGATAAgaaattacacattttatttagtgGTACAAAAGTAGTTCAACATACTTCTCCTATGAAAGTAACATCAAGCGTGCGTGCCCCTCCAGACAATGGCTGTATTGCTTATGTGTTACGAACCGGTTTTAACACATCGCAAGGTAATCTACTACAGACAATATTGTTCGGTGTCAAGCATGTCACTGCAAATAATATGGAAACATtggcatttattttatttttgttaatttttgcaATTGCTGCAGCTTATTATTTGTGGATTAAAGGCACTGAGGATCCAAATAGGAGTCGTTATAAATTATTCCTTGAATGTACCCTTATTCTCACTTCTGTTATACCTCCGGAACTCCCTGTTGAATTATCATTGGCTGTGAATTCATCAATTTTGTCCTTATCCAAACTTGGAATATACTGTACTGAACCTTTTAGAATTCCGTTTGCTGGCAAAGTAGAAATATGCTGTTTCGATAAAACTGGCACTTTAACCAAAGATGCTTTAATTGTTGAAGGTATAGCTGGTGTTGAAAAAGATATGATTCCAATGATCGAAGCCCCTGAGCATACTATTCAAGTTTTAGCATCTTGTCACTCATTGGTCCAACTGGAGGATACATTAGTAGGAGATCCTGTTGAAAAAGCCTCTTTGAACGCAATAAATTGGATTTTGaccaaaaatgattttatagtaCCAAAGAAATCAAAGATATCGccgttgaaaatattaaatagattttatttttcttcgtcTTTAAAGAGAATGTCTGTTTTAGCTTCTTATAAATGTGCAAAGCAAACAAATAAGATAATACATATAGCAAGTGTCAAGGGTGCCCCCGAAGTGCTGAGGTCAATGTTACTAAATATTcctaataattatgatagtacATATCTTGAACTAGCTGGTCGAGGAGCTAGAGTATTAGCACTCGCTAGAAAAGAAATGACTGCCATtccaaatgatttaaaaaatttaaagagaGAAGACTTGGaatgtgatttaaattttgttggGTTTGTAGTAGTTTCATGTCCGTTGAAACAAGATTCAGAGAATGTTATTAAGGAACTTTTAAACTCATCCCATATGGTAACTATGATAACTGGTGATAATGCATTGACTGCATGTTATGTAGCTAATGAACTAAATTTCACACGATCTTCAAGTCAAATCATTTTGACACTTTCAGAAACCAACAATACGTGGTGTTGGATAAGTGATAGTTACAAAATTCAAGTTGCATTAAATGGAAGTATTAAAGAATTAGTCGATTCATATGATTTATGTTTGACAGGAGATGGATTAGCTTTCCTAAATCAAAATCACAaagatgtattaaaaaaaattttaccacaTGTCTGTGTGTTTGCTAGGGTGGCTCCCAAAGAAAaagaatttataatagtaacgttAAAAGAATTAGGTTATTCCACGTTGATGTGTGGAGATGGTACTAACGATGTTGGCGCCTTGAAACATGCACATGTTGGTATTGCTATACTTGCTAGAGGTAaagaaaagtttaaattaaagaaaGATATGTTTGCCAATAAATCAAGAAAACCGGGAGAAAATGTTGGTGATCAAATGAAAAGACTAATGAAAGAAATAGATGAAGAATCTGTGACCGTGGTAAAGTCAGGGGACGCTAGTATTGCTGCTCCTTTTACAAGTAAATTTTCATCTGTAACTTGTGTTTGTCATGTGATTAAACAAGGCCGTTGTACATTGGTTACTACACTTcagatgtttaaaatattagcgCTGAATGCTCTTATTGCTGCTTATAGTCAGTCTGTACTTTATGTTAAGGGTATAAAATTTAGTGATTCTCAAGCTACACTGCAGGGATTATTGTTAGCagcttcatttttatttatttcacggTCTAAACCTTTAAAAGTTTTATCCAAGCAGAGACCACTGccaaatatattcaatatttacacaatttcaACTGTattactacaatttattatacacttttgTAGTTTAGTATTCTTAGTCCAAGAAGCTGGTGCTTATGCGGAAAATGATCCTGTGAATACTACCTTGCCGTTTTCAAATGACAGTTTATTATCCAATAGTACAGATTTGGACTCTGTAGATTCAGATGCAGACGAATTTAAACCTAATGTGGTGAACAGTgcagtatttattatttccatggCATTGCAAATTTGTACCTTTTCAGTCAATTATCGAGGAAGGCCGTTCatggaaaatttaatagaaaacaaGCCATTGTTATACAGTACACTTGGGACAATTatggtaatattgtttttaagtatGGGTACTTTGCAAGGACTTAATGAGcaatttgaaattgttcaatttCCCTACGAATTTcgagttattttaataagtgtaCTTATTTTAGATTACTTTGGTTCTTATATAATGGACCGATCATGTTTGTGGCTTTTCGGTGAagggaaatttaaaaaagtgcctgtgtaa